A region of Streptomyces halobius DNA encodes the following proteins:
- a CDS encoding pyridoxamine 5'-phosphate oxidase family protein produces the protein MALSVEERERFLAEPLVAVLSVAAGGERGPVTAPVWYAYRPGGDVVLFTGRTSRKARLIERMGRFTLTVQRTSPTYRYAAVEGPAAFAEVTSELVRKVASRYLPAEKVSRYARDALARGEELIAVRLSPERWNVADLGPSG, from the coding sequence ATGGCGCTGTCCGTGGAAGAGCGCGAGCGGTTTCTCGCGGAGCCGCTGGTAGCCGTGTTGTCCGTCGCGGCGGGGGGCGAGCGGGGGCCGGTGACCGCGCCCGTCTGGTACGCCTACCGTCCGGGTGGTGACGTGGTGCTTTTCACGGGCCGTACATCGCGCAAGGCCCGGCTGATCGAGCGGATGGGCCGCTTCACCCTGACGGTGCAGCGCACCTCACCGACCTACCGTTATGCCGCTGTTGAAGGCCCGGCCGCGTTCGCCGAGGTCACATCGGAGCTGGTGAGGAAGGTGGCGAGTCGCTATCTGCCCGCCGAGAAGGTGTCCCGGTACGCGAGGGACGCGCTCGCCCGGGGCGAGGAGCTGATCGCCGTACGACTGAGCCCCGAGCGGTGGAACGTGGCGGATCTCGGGCCGTCGGGGTGA